The genome window CGGCGGGCGCAGCGCACCATATCCTTCGTGACGGCCGTCTTCTGCGGGTTGCCGTGTTCGCCCTCGAAACAGTGCTTGCACACCCGGAGTTCCATCCGCATAGTTCACCTCTACCATCGACTCCGATATATGTTGGCACGTCGGCGACTCGCGGGAGTCGCGCCGAGTCGCCGCGTCGCTCCCGCGACTCGTCGCCTCCGGGTCGCCGTACCGTTTTTGTGTCCAGCATGCGAACTATTCGCATATGGCCGGAATCCTCAACACGGTGTACGTGGTGGCGGTACTGCTCGTCGCGATCGGCGGCGTCGGCGGCGTGATGTGGCTGACGCGAGACTCCAACCCGGACCCGCGTACGTCGTCGACGCGGCTCCGAAACGCCTCGAACGCGCTCATCGTCGCCGCTATCGGTATTTTCCTGATTGCGATGGCGGCGAACCTCCTGCTGTGACGCCGGCCAGTGTAACGCTCGGCGGCGCGAACCGCCTCTCCGCACACCTTTTTACCGATTCCACGCCTTCTGCGACTATGCAACTCGAACTGCGGTTCTTCGCGACGTTCCGCGAGGCCGTCGGACAGAAGACTATCGAGCGCGAGTACGACGGGGACCGCACCGTCGGTGACGTTCTCTCGGCGCTCGAAGCGGAGTTCGGCGGACTCGAGGGCCAGTTGCTCGAAGACGGCGACCTCAGACCGCAGATAAACGTCCTGAAGAACGGGCGCGAGGTGCTCCACATGGAGGGAATCGAGACGACCATGGAGGACGGCGACACGCTGAGCGTCTTCCCGCCGGTCGCCGGAGGGTGAGATGAGCGACGCCACCAACGAGACGAAAACCGTCGAGAAGTCGTTTCGGGGCATCTCCGAGCGCCTCGCCGCCCACTACCTGACGAACCTCGGCGGCGAACGCGTCGAGGACGACCGCGTCGTCGGCGACGACTGGGAGGC of Haloprofundus halophilus contains these proteins:
- a CDS encoding ubiquitin-like small modifier protein 1; amino-acid sequence: MQLELRFFATFREAVGQKTIEREYDGDRTVGDVLSALEAEFGGLEGQLLEDGDLRPQINVLKNGREVLHMEGIETTMEDGDTLSVFPPVAGG